A stretch of the Nothobranchius furzeri strain GRZ-AD chromosome 5, NfurGRZ-RIMD1, whole genome shotgun sequence genome encodes the following:
- the dhrs7ca gene encoding dehydrogenase/reductase SDR family member 7C-B isoform X1 has product MIVEGEMDPNASEPEILPDMSLGWTTTVLVVPIVVVLTAGFFYLYDVIVGLLSKTSVRNKVVLITDALSGLGKECAGVFHKGGARLILCGKSWEKLEELADELANSSDPTVTFPPKLVLLDFDDMGSMPEVIDEILECYGCLDILIFNNSLKVKAPAQSLSLEMDRLLMDNNYFGPITLVKGVLPSMISRRNGHLILVNSIQGKIAIPFRTAYSASKHAVQAFFDCLRAEVEEFGISVSTINHTFICCSAAGTTSASKSLLWSLLFVRKPLGVSPEEASAEIVKTLSNKKKEVLIAPSLPKMAIYARSFFPNMFFSVMAAGVKNDKM; this is encoded by the exons ATGATTGTAGAGGGTGAGATGGATCCCAATGCGTCAGAGCCG GAAATCCTGCCAGATATGAGCCTGGGATGGACCACCACGGTCCTGGTGGTGCCCATCGTGGTCGTCCTCACAGCTGGATTTTTCTACCTGTATGATGTAATTGTTGGTCTGCTGTCTAAAACATCCGTACGCAACAAGGTGGTCCTAATAACGGATGCTTTATCTGGGCTTGGGAAAG aatgtgCAGGTGTGTTTCACAAAGGAGGAGCAAGACTGATCCTCTGTGGAAAAAGCTGGGAGAAACTTGAAGAACTTGCAGATGAATTGGCAAATTCTTCTGATCCCACCGTA ACATTCCCCCCAAAGCTCGTCCtgctggactttgatgacatggGTAGCATGCCCGAGGTCATCGATGAGATCCTGGAATGCTACGGCTGCTTGGATATTCTCATCTTCAATAACAGCTTAAAGGTCAAAGCTCCTGCACAGAGCCTGTCTCTGGAGATGGACAGGCTTCTGATGGACAACAACTACTTCGGGCCCATCACTCTGGTTAAAG GTGTGCTGCCTTCCATGATCTCCAGAAGAAACGGCCATCTGATTCTGGTTAACAGCATCCAAGGGAAGATAGCCATTCCTTTTCGCACAGCAT ATTCAGCTTCCAAACATGCAGTCCAGGCTTTCTTTGATTGCCTGAGAGCTGAAGTTGAGGAATTTGGAATCTCTGTGAGCACCATCAACCACACCTTCATCTGCTGCTCAGCAGCTGGAACCACGTCAGCCTCCAAGTCCCTGCTCTGGTCAC TGTTGTTTGTCAGGAAGCCGCTTGGTGTTTCTCCGGAGGAGGCGAGCGCTGAGATCGTCAAGACTCTGAGCAACAAGAAGAAAGAGGTGCTGATTGCTCCGTCACTTCCCAAGATGGCCATCTATGCCAGATCCTTCTTCCCCAACATGTTCTTCTCAGTGATGGCTGCAGGAGTGAAGAACGACAAGATGTGA
- the dhrs7ca gene encoding dehydrogenase/reductase SDR family member 7C-B isoform X2 — MSLGWTTTVLVVPIVVVLTAGFFYLYDVIVGLLSKTSVRNKVVLITDALSGLGKECAGVFHKGGARLILCGKSWEKLEELADELANSSDPTVTFPPKLVLLDFDDMGSMPEVIDEILECYGCLDILIFNNSLKVKAPAQSLSLEMDRLLMDNNYFGPITLVKGVLPSMISRRNGHLILVNSIQGKIAIPFRTAYSASKHAVQAFFDCLRAEVEEFGISVSTINHTFICCSAAGTTSASKSLLWSLLFVRKPLGVSPEEASAEIVKTLSNKKKEVLIAPSLPKMAIYARSFFPNMFFSVMAAGVKNDKM; from the exons ATGAGCCTGGGATGGACCACCACGGTCCTGGTGGTGCCCATCGTGGTCGTCCTCACAGCTGGATTTTTCTACCTGTATGATGTAATTGTTGGTCTGCTGTCTAAAACATCCGTACGCAACAAGGTGGTCCTAATAACGGATGCTTTATCTGGGCTTGGGAAAG aatgtgCAGGTGTGTTTCACAAAGGAGGAGCAAGACTGATCCTCTGTGGAAAAAGCTGGGAGAAACTTGAAGAACTTGCAGATGAATTGGCAAATTCTTCTGATCCCACCGTA ACATTCCCCCCAAAGCTCGTCCtgctggactttgatgacatggGTAGCATGCCCGAGGTCATCGATGAGATCCTGGAATGCTACGGCTGCTTGGATATTCTCATCTTCAATAACAGCTTAAAGGTCAAAGCTCCTGCACAGAGCCTGTCTCTGGAGATGGACAGGCTTCTGATGGACAACAACTACTTCGGGCCCATCACTCTGGTTAAAG GTGTGCTGCCTTCCATGATCTCCAGAAGAAACGGCCATCTGATTCTGGTTAACAGCATCCAAGGGAAGATAGCCATTCCTTTTCGCACAGCAT ATTCAGCTTCCAAACATGCAGTCCAGGCTTTCTTTGATTGCCTGAGAGCTGAAGTTGAGGAATTTGGAATCTCTGTGAGCACCATCAACCACACCTTCATCTGCTGCTCAGCAGCTGGAACCACGTCAGCCTCCAAGTCCCTGCTCTGGTCAC TGTTGTTTGTCAGGAAGCCGCTTGGTGTTTCTCCGGAGGAGGCGAGCGCTGAGATCGTCAAGACTCTGAGCAACAAGAAGAAAGAGGTGCTGATTGCTCCGTCACTTCCCAAGATGGCCATCTATGCCAGATCCTTCTTCCCCAACATGTTCTTCTCAGTGATGGCTGCAGGAGTGAAGAACGACAAGATGTGA